A genomic stretch from Falco naumanni isolate bFalNau1 chromosome 4, bFalNau1.pat, whole genome shotgun sequence includes:
- the PTPDC1 gene encoding protein tyrosine phosphatase domain-containing protein 1 isoform X6, whose amino-acid sequence MVAISSLSPEELDATFPEKKRSSRRPTAKYTKVGEHLRHVIPGHMQCSMACGGRACKYENPARWSDQEQAIKGLYSSWITDNILAMARPSTELIDKYNIIEQFERCGIKTIINLQRPGEHASCGSPLEQESGFTYIPEAFMEAGIYFYNFGWKDYGVASLTTVLDMVKVMAFALQEGRVAVHCHAGLGRTGVLIACYLVFATRMSADQAILFVRAKRPNSIQTRGQLLCIREFTQFLVPLRNVFACCEPKAHTVTLSQYLTRQRHLLHGYESRHLKHVPKLIHLVCKLLLDLAENRQVVEAELLDIPDLSAEIEKTVSQLVSTQLDRELARQDSDMSDSSHTHSSTFETQDSLFSLGHECDPLWKRRNVECLQPLTHLKRRLSYSESDLRRTEFLLEQGETAWTVPAQILQCNQPKRNSGEECSATSEQKPQLDLNKEALVRNTCMFWSQGKFNLDGQKDGSSLYHRRNCTKEVQRSRTFSSGLASLHNTREPGTPRHNFTNEIGHRKDHKTNMYSRRVYVSEDSDSSSSSKVNFSLGYESQGSKDVSEAIPHIVLQSELSLEARRVLAAKALAGINEFLGEEEVKQKVEMWQKELNSRDGAWDKICTERDPFILCSLMWSWIEQLKEPIISKDDIDMLAKNCTESQDALYLLRKEQCQTILCILHCVVNLQMLPADVEEALLARAIKAFTKTNLDSENGPYVYNTLKKVFKQTLEEKRKRLKEGTENHS is encoded by the exons ATGGTGGCGATATCGTCTCTGAGCCCTGAGGAGCTGGATGcaacttttcctgaaaaaaaaa GAAGTTCGAGGCGTCCAACAGCAAAATACACTAAAGTAGGGGAGCACCTTCGCCATGTCATTCCTGGTCACATGCAGTGCTCAATGGCATGTGGTGGACGTGCTTGCAAGTATGAAAATCCAGCTCGATGGAGTGACCAGGAGCAAGCTATTAAAGGGCTTTACTCTTCCTG GATAACAGATAACATACTGGCAATGGCTCGACCCTCAACAGAATTGATTGACAAGTACAACATTATTGAACAGTTTGAAAG ATGTGGCATAAAAACCATAATTAACCTTCAGCGTCCTGGGGAGCATGCAAGCTGTGGGAGTCCACTGGAACAAGAAAGCGGCTTCACCTACATTCCTGAAGCTTTTATGGAGGCTGGAA tttatttttataattttggaTGGAAGGATTATGGAGTGGCATCTCTCACTACTGTACTTGATATGGTAAAAGTCATGGCTTTCGCCTTGCAGGAAGGGAGGGTAGCTGTTCATTGTCATGCAGGACTTGGTCGGACAG GTGTTCTGATAGCTTGTTACTTAGTTTTTGCAACAAGAATGAGTGCTGATCAAGCAATTCTTTTTGTCAGAGCAAAAAGGCCTAATTCTATTCAGACTAGAGGGCAGTTGTTATGCATCAGAGAATTCACTCAGTTTTTGGTTCCTCTGAGAAATGTGTTTGCGTGCTGTGAGCCCAAGGCACACACAGTGACGCTGTCCCAGTACCTGACCCGTCAGAGACATCTGCTTCATGGTTACGAGAGTAGGCATCTCAAACATGTGCCAAAACTTATTCATCTTGTTTGCAAATTGTTGTTAGACCTGGCTGAAAACAGACAAGTGGTAGAGGCAGAATTGTTAGATATACCAGATCTCTCAGCTGAAATTGAAAAGACTGTTTCTCAGTTGGTATCCACACAGCTAGATAGAGAACTTGCAAGGCAGGACAGTGATATGTCAGACTCCTCCCACACCCACTCATCCACTTTTGAGACCCAGGattctcttttctccctgggACATGAATGTGATCCTCTTTGGAAAAGAAGGAATGTTGAATGCCTTCAGCCTCTAACTCATCTAAAAAGGCGTCTAAGCTATAGTGAGTCAGATTTAAGGAGAACTGAGTTTCTTTTAGAGCAAGGAGAAACTGCATGGACAGTACCTGCTCAGATACTACAGTGCAACCAACCCAAGCGGAACAGCGGTGAGGAATGTTCTGCCACAAGTGAACAAAAGCCACAGCTGGATTTAAATAAAGAAGCATTAGTGCGTAATACATGCATGTTCTGGAGTCAAGGTAAATTTAATTTGGATGGACAAAAAGATGGATCCTCCCTTTATCACAGAAGGAACTGTACGAAAGAAGTACAACGCAGTAGAACCTTTTCTTCAGGTCTAGCATCTCTCCACAATACCAGGGAACCTGGAACACCAAGGCATAATTTTACCAATGAGATTGGTCATAGAAAAGACCACAAGACTAATATGTATAGCAGAAGAGTCTATGTCTCTGAGGACTCtgattcttcttcttcttctaaaGTGAACTTTTCCCTTGGATATGAAAGCCAAGGTAGCAAAGATGTGTCAGAGGCAATTCCACACATTGTTCTGCAGTCAGAATTAAGTTTGGAAGCCCGAAGAGTTTTGGCAGCAAAAGCACTTGCAGGTATAAATGAATTtctgggagaggaggaagtgAAGCAGAAGGTAGAAATGTGGCAG aaagaacTGAATTCTCGAGATGGAGCTTGGGATAAAATCTGTACCGAGAGAGATCCTTTTATCCTCTGTAGCTTGATGTGGTCCTGGATAGAGCAGCTGAAAGAACCTATTATATCCAAAGACGATATTGACATGCTGGCAAAAAattgcacagaatcacaggatgcACTTTACTTACTGAGAAAG GAACAGTGTCAGACTATCCTTTGTATTTTACACTGTGTGGTGAACTTGCAAATGCTACCAGCTGATGTGGAGGAGGCCTTACTTGCTCGTGCTATTAAAGCTTTCACTAAG ACAAACTTGGATTCTGAAAATGGACCATATGTTTACAATACcttgaaaaaagtatttaaacagacactggaagaaaaaagaaaaaggcttaaGGAAGGAACAGAGAATCACTCTTGA
- the PTPDC1 gene encoding protein tyrosine phosphatase domain-containing protein 1 isoform X7 codes for MQCSMACGGRACKYENPARWSDQEQAIKGLYSSWITDNILAMARPSTELIDKYNIIEQFERCGIKTIINLQRPGEHASCGSPLEQESGFTYIPEAFMEAGIYFYNFGWKDYGVASLTTVLDMVKVMAFALQEGRVAVHCHAGLGRTGVLIACYLVFATRMSADQAILFVRAKRPNSIQTRGQLLCIREFTQFLVPLRNVFACCEPKAHTVTLSQYLTRQRHLLHGYESRHLKHVPKLIHLVCKLLLDLAENRQVVEAELLDIPDLSAEIEKTVSQLVSTQLDRELARQDSDMSDSSHTHSSTFETQDSLFSLGHECDPLWKRRNVECLQPLTHLKRRLSYSESDLRRTEFLLEQGETAWTVPAQILQCNQPKRNSGEECSATSEQKPQLDLNKEALVRNTCMFWSQGKFNLDGQKDGSSLYHRRNCTKEVQRSRTFSSGLASLHNTREPGTPRHNFTNEIGHRKDHKTNMYSRRVYVSEDSDSSSSSKVNFSLGYESQGSKDVSEAIPHIVLQSELSLEARRVLAAKALAGINEFLGEEEVKQKVEMWQKELNSRDGAWDKICTERDPFILCSLMWSWIEQLKEPIISKDDIDMLAKNCTESQDALYLLRKEQCQTILCILHCVVNLQMLPADVEEALLARAIKAFTKTNLDSENGPYVYNTLKKVFKQTLEEKRKRLKEGTENHS; via the exons ATGCAGTGCTCAATGGCATGTGGTGGACGTGCTTGCAAGTATGAAAATCCAGCTCGATGGAGTGACCAGGAGCAAGCTATTAAAGGGCTTTACTCTTCCTG GATAACAGATAACATACTGGCAATGGCTCGACCCTCAACAGAATTGATTGACAAGTACAACATTATTGAACAGTTTGAAAG ATGTGGCATAAAAACCATAATTAACCTTCAGCGTCCTGGGGAGCATGCAAGCTGTGGGAGTCCACTGGAACAAGAAAGCGGCTTCACCTACATTCCTGAAGCTTTTATGGAGGCTGGAA tttatttttataattttggaTGGAAGGATTATGGAGTGGCATCTCTCACTACTGTACTTGATATGGTAAAAGTCATGGCTTTCGCCTTGCAGGAAGGGAGGGTAGCTGTTCATTGTCATGCAGGACTTGGTCGGACAG GTGTTCTGATAGCTTGTTACTTAGTTTTTGCAACAAGAATGAGTGCTGATCAAGCAATTCTTTTTGTCAGAGCAAAAAGGCCTAATTCTATTCAGACTAGAGGGCAGTTGTTATGCATCAGAGAATTCACTCAGTTTTTGGTTCCTCTGAGAAATGTGTTTGCGTGCTGTGAGCCCAAGGCACACACAGTGACGCTGTCCCAGTACCTGACCCGTCAGAGACATCTGCTTCATGGTTACGAGAGTAGGCATCTCAAACATGTGCCAAAACTTATTCATCTTGTTTGCAAATTGTTGTTAGACCTGGCTGAAAACAGACAAGTGGTAGAGGCAGAATTGTTAGATATACCAGATCTCTCAGCTGAAATTGAAAAGACTGTTTCTCAGTTGGTATCCACACAGCTAGATAGAGAACTTGCAAGGCAGGACAGTGATATGTCAGACTCCTCCCACACCCACTCATCCACTTTTGAGACCCAGGattctcttttctccctgggACATGAATGTGATCCTCTTTGGAAAAGAAGGAATGTTGAATGCCTTCAGCCTCTAACTCATCTAAAAAGGCGTCTAAGCTATAGTGAGTCAGATTTAAGGAGAACTGAGTTTCTTTTAGAGCAAGGAGAAACTGCATGGACAGTACCTGCTCAGATACTACAGTGCAACCAACCCAAGCGGAACAGCGGTGAGGAATGTTCTGCCACAAGTGAACAAAAGCCACAGCTGGATTTAAATAAAGAAGCATTAGTGCGTAATACATGCATGTTCTGGAGTCAAGGTAAATTTAATTTGGATGGACAAAAAGATGGATCCTCCCTTTATCACAGAAGGAACTGTACGAAAGAAGTACAACGCAGTAGAACCTTTTCTTCAGGTCTAGCATCTCTCCACAATACCAGGGAACCTGGAACACCAAGGCATAATTTTACCAATGAGATTGGTCATAGAAAAGACCACAAGACTAATATGTATAGCAGAAGAGTCTATGTCTCTGAGGACTCtgattcttcttcttcttctaaaGTGAACTTTTCCCTTGGATATGAAAGCCAAGGTAGCAAAGATGTGTCAGAGGCAATTCCACACATTGTTCTGCAGTCAGAATTAAGTTTGGAAGCCCGAAGAGTTTTGGCAGCAAAAGCACTTGCAGGTATAAATGAATTtctgggagaggaggaagtgAAGCAGAAGGTAGAAATGTGGCAG aaagaacTGAATTCTCGAGATGGAGCTTGGGATAAAATCTGTACCGAGAGAGATCCTTTTATCCTCTGTAGCTTGATGTGGTCCTGGATAGAGCAGCTGAAAGAACCTATTATATCCAAAGACGATATTGACATGCTGGCAAAAAattgcacagaatcacaggatgcACTTTACTTACTGAGAAAG GAACAGTGTCAGACTATCCTTTGTATTTTACACTGTGTGGTGAACTTGCAAATGCTACCAGCTGATGTGGAGGAGGCCTTACTTGCTCGTGCTATTAAAGCTTTCACTAAG ACAAACTTGGATTCTGAAAATGGACCATATGTTTACAATACcttgaaaaaagtatttaaacagacactggaagaaaaaagaaaaaggcttaaGGAAGGAACAGAGAATCACTCTTGA
- the PTPDC1 gene encoding protein tyrosine phosphatase domain-containing protein 1 isoform X4, producing the protein MQGSPRRRSAVSIFSNFFQGRRHSSSDPLLRVIQRRRSSVVEVLSSSTHRVMVAISSLSPEELDATFPEKKRSSRRPTAKYTKVGEHLRHVIPGHMQCSMACGGRACKYENPARWSDQEQAIKGLYSSWITDNILAMARPSTELIDKYNIIEQFERCGIKTIINLQRPGEHASCGSPLEQESGFTYIPEAFMEAGIYFYNFGWKDYGVASLTTVLDMVKVMAFALQEGRVAVHCHAGLGRTGVLIACYLVFATRMSADQAILFVRAKRPNSIQTRGQLLCIREFTQFLVPLRNVFACCEPKAHTVTLSQYLTRQRHLLHGYESRHLKHVPKLIHLVCKLLLDLAENRQVVEAELLDIPDLSAEIEKTVSQLVSTQLDRELARQDSDMSDSSHTHSSTFETQDSLFSLGHECDPLWKRRNVECLQPLTHLKRRLSYSESDLRRTEFLLEQGETAWTVPAQILQCNQPKRNSGEECSATSEQKPQLDLNKEALVRNTCMFWSQGKFNLDGQKDGSSLYHRRNCTKEVQRSRTFSSGLASLHNTREPGTPRHNFTNEIGHRKDHKTNMYSRRVYVSEDSDSSSSSKVNFSLGYESQGSKDVSEAIPHIVLQSELSLEARRVLAAKALAGINEFLGEEEVKQKVEMWQKELNSRDGAWDKICTERDPFILCSLMWSWIEQLKEPIISKDDIDMLAKNCTESQDALYLLRKTNLDSENGPYVYNTLKKVFKQTLEEKRKRLKEGTENHS; encoded by the exons ATGCAGGGTTCACCCCGAAGACGTTCGGCAGTGAGTATATTTAGCAACTTCTTCCAGGGTCGGAGACATTCTTCCTCCGATCCTCTTCTTCGCGTAATCCAGAGACGCCGGAGCTCGGTTGTAGAGGTACTCTCGTCATCAACTCACCGGGTTATGGTGGCGATATCGTCTCTGAGCCCTGAGGAGCTGGATGcaacttttcctgaaaaaaaaa GAAGTTCGAGGCGTCCAACAGCAAAATACACTAAAGTAGGGGAGCACCTTCGCCATGTCATTCCTGGTCACATGCAGTGCTCAATGGCATGTGGTGGACGTGCTTGCAAGTATGAAAATCCAGCTCGATGGAGTGACCAGGAGCAAGCTATTAAAGGGCTTTACTCTTCCTG GATAACAGATAACATACTGGCAATGGCTCGACCCTCAACAGAATTGATTGACAAGTACAACATTATTGAACAGTTTGAAAG ATGTGGCATAAAAACCATAATTAACCTTCAGCGTCCTGGGGAGCATGCAAGCTGTGGGAGTCCACTGGAACAAGAAAGCGGCTTCACCTACATTCCTGAAGCTTTTATGGAGGCTGGAA tttatttttataattttggaTGGAAGGATTATGGAGTGGCATCTCTCACTACTGTACTTGATATGGTAAAAGTCATGGCTTTCGCCTTGCAGGAAGGGAGGGTAGCTGTTCATTGTCATGCAGGACTTGGTCGGACAG GTGTTCTGATAGCTTGTTACTTAGTTTTTGCAACAAGAATGAGTGCTGATCAAGCAATTCTTTTTGTCAGAGCAAAAAGGCCTAATTCTATTCAGACTAGAGGGCAGTTGTTATGCATCAGAGAATTCACTCAGTTTTTGGTTCCTCTGAGAAATGTGTTTGCGTGCTGTGAGCCCAAGGCACACACAGTGACGCTGTCCCAGTACCTGACCCGTCAGAGACATCTGCTTCATGGTTACGAGAGTAGGCATCTCAAACATGTGCCAAAACTTATTCATCTTGTTTGCAAATTGTTGTTAGACCTGGCTGAAAACAGACAAGTGGTAGAGGCAGAATTGTTAGATATACCAGATCTCTCAGCTGAAATTGAAAAGACTGTTTCTCAGTTGGTATCCACACAGCTAGATAGAGAACTTGCAAGGCAGGACAGTGATATGTCAGACTCCTCCCACACCCACTCATCCACTTTTGAGACCCAGGattctcttttctccctgggACATGAATGTGATCCTCTTTGGAAAAGAAGGAATGTTGAATGCCTTCAGCCTCTAACTCATCTAAAAAGGCGTCTAAGCTATAGTGAGTCAGATTTAAGGAGAACTGAGTTTCTTTTAGAGCAAGGAGAAACTGCATGGACAGTACCTGCTCAGATACTACAGTGCAACCAACCCAAGCGGAACAGCGGTGAGGAATGTTCTGCCACAAGTGAACAAAAGCCACAGCTGGATTTAAATAAAGAAGCATTAGTGCGTAATACATGCATGTTCTGGAGTCAAGGTAAATTTAATTTGGATGGACAAAAAGATGGATCCTCCCTTTATCACAGAAGGAACTGTACGAAAGAAGTACAACGCAGTAGAACCTTTTCTTCAGGTCTAGCATCTCTCCACAATACCAGGGAACCTGGAACACCAAGGCATAATTTTACCAATGAGATTGGTCATAGAAAAGACCACAAGACTAATATGTATAGCAGAAGAGTCTATGTCTCTGAGGACTCtgattcttcttcttcttctaaaGTGAACTTTTCCCTTGGATATGAAAGCCAAGGTAGCAAAGATGTGTCAGAGGCAATTCCACACATTGTTCTGCAGTCAGAATTAAGTTTGGAAGCCCGAAGAGTTTTGGCAGCAAAAGCACTTGCAGGTATAAATGAATTtctgggagaggaggaagtgAAGCAGAAGGTAGAAATGTGGCAG aaagaacTGAATTCTCGAGATGGAGCTTGGGATAAAATCTGTACCGAGAGAGATCCTTTTATCCTCTGTAGCTTGATGTGGTCCTGGATAGAGCAGCTGAAAGAACCTATTATATCCAAAGACGATATTGACATGCTGGCAAAAAattgcacagaatcacaggatgcACTTTACTTACTGAGAAAG ACAAACTTGGATTCTGAAAATGGACCATATGTTTACAATACcttgaaaaaagtatttaaacagacactggaagaaaaaagaaaaaggcttaaGGAAGGAACAGAGAATCACTCTTGA